From Desulfonatronum thioautotrophicum, the proteins below share one genomic window:
- a CDS encoding four helix bundle protein: MKIRTHEDLDVYQLAFRAAMEIFEISKGFPKDERFSLVDQIRRSSRSVCANLAEAFRKRKYPKSFIAKLSDAEGQAAETQVWLDFSLHCQYMDQSTHQRLQEIYNRIIGKLVNMALKPEKWSF, from the coding sequence GTGAAGATTCGGACGCATGAGGATCTGGATGTCTATCAGCTGGCTTTTCGGGCTGCGATGGAAATATTTGAGATTAGCAAAGGCTTTCCAAAGGATGAGAGGTTTTCCTTGGTGGACCAGATTCGACGCTCATCCCGTTCGGTCTGCGCGAATTTGGCCGAGGCCTTTCGGAAACGTAAATATCCAAAATCCTTTATCGCCAAACTTTCGGACGCCGAGGGTCAAGCCGCTGAAACCCAGGTCTGGCTGGATTTTTCCCTCCACTGCCAGTACATGGACCAGAGCACCCATCAACGATTACAGGAAATTTACAACAGAATTATCGGAAAACTGGTAAACATGGCCCTGAAGCCGGAGAAGTGGAGTTTTTGA
- a CDS encoding XrtA system polysaccharide deacetylase translates to MRNYLTIDVEDYFQVNAFARIIRREDWGDHPRRVRENTWRILDLLDEFQVTATFFTLGWVAEQEPELVERITRRGHHLGCHSYWHRNIYDLTPEEFRADTARAKSLLEDLGGQPVTAYRAPSYSITQNSLWALDILADLGFTIDSSIFPIRHDTYGIPDAPRFRYQLPQPGMVEYPISTALILGRKIPVSGGGYFRLFPYWFTRLALRRINTRDGQPFIFYLHPWEIDPDQPRFSHASALSRFRHYTNLHRTEERLRRLLGDFSFGPLGDGGRGDGGREGERERGMRGRGGVSEDSDA, encoded by the coding sequence ATGCGCAACTACCTGACCATCGATGTGGAAGACTACTTCCAGGTCAATGCCTTTGCCCGGATCATCCGCCGGGAAGACTGGGGTGATCATCCTCGACGGGTCAGGGAGAACACCTGGCGCATTCTGGATCTTCTGGACGAGTTTCAGGTCACGGCCACTTTCTTTACCCTGGGCTGGGTCGCCGAGCAGGAGCCCGAGCTGGTTGAACGCATCACCCGGCGCGGTCACCACCTGGGATGCCACAGCTACTGGCACCGCAACATCTATGACCTGACTCCGGAAGAATTCCGGGCGGACACCGCGCGGGCCAAAAGCCTGCTGGAGGATCTCGGCGGGCAGCCCGTCACCGCCTACCGGGCCCCCAGCTACTCCATCACCCAAAACTCCCTCTGGGCTCTGGACATCCTCGCCGACCTGGGCTTCACCATCGACTCCAGCATCTTTCCCATCCGCCACGACACCTACGGCATCCCGGACGCCCCGCGCTTCCGATACCAGCTGCCCCAGCCCGGCATGGTCGAGTACCCCATCTCCACGGCCCTGATCCTGGGACGCAAGATTCCGGTGTCCGGTGGCGGCTATTTCCGGCTCTTTCCCTACTGGTTCACCCGCCTGGCCCTGCGGCGGATCAACACCCGGGACGGCCAACCCTTCATCTTCTACCTGCACCCGTGGGAAATCGACCCGGACCAACCCCGGTTCTCCCACGCCTCGGCCCTGTCCCGCTTCCGGCACTACACCAACCTGCACCGCACGGAAGAGCGGTTGCGCCGGTTGCTTGGGGACTTTTCCTTCGGGCCGCTGGGGGATGGGGGACGGGGAGACGGGGGGAGGGAGGGAGAGAGGGAGAGAGGGATGAGGGGGCGAGGGGGTGTGAGTGAAGATTCGGACGCATGA